The Salvelinus sp. IW2-2015 linkage group LG6.2, ASM291031v2, whole genome shotgun sequence genome window below encodes:
- the nocta gene encoding nocturnin isoform X1 produces MYPARRCSFLHRDLAVFCLSSLGPAAKNQPPPKKLSLPAPRHCHIGGEDGRRGKPQVKSRGSSPASASSIPVCLMGSSSSSRLFGTLAQTLNSAPLAQQDYDPEQRDSDQDPEGLEQADPDQLLRECEKILQNRPARPHRDLVYPADPKQQHQYRNNEQQQTPSIRVMTWNILAQALGEGKDGFVQCPLDALNWAERKYLILEEILTYRPDILCLQEVDHYYDTFQPILASLGYHSTFLPKPWSPCLEVASNNGPDGCALFYRRARFGLLHTSHLRLSAMMLPTNQVAIVQTLRCRETGQRLCVAVTHLKARSGWERLRGAQGADLLQSLKAITSRAAVSDPVSRGPGGGSGTEGVPLIVCGDFNAEPSEDVYRRFISSPLGLDSAYKLLSADGQTEPAYTTWKIRPSGESCSTLDYIWYSHGAFTVDTLLDIPTEEQIGPDRLPSYHYPSDHLSLLCDVSFREPRDQPHRLM; encoded by the exons ATGTATCCGGCTCGTCGGTGTTCGTTCCTTCACCGAGACTTGGCAGTGTTTTGTCTCTCCTCCCTGGGGCCGGCAGCTAAGAACCAGCCACCTCCGAAGAAATTATCCCTCCCGGCTCCACGGCACTGTCACATCGGAGGAGAAGACGGCAGACGCGGCAAGCCACAGGTGAAATCACGCGGCTCATCGCCCGCGTCAGCGAGCTCTATACCAG TGTGTCTGAtgggcagcagtagcagcagcaggctgtTTGGTACCCTGGCCCAGACCCTGAACAGTGCTCCACTGGCCCAGCAGGACTACGACCCAGAGCAACGGGACTCAGACCAGGACCCGGAGGGCCTGGAGCAGGCCGACCCAGACCAGCTGCTCAGGGAGTGCGAGAAGATCCTCCAGAACCGGCCGGCCCGGCCACACAGGGACCTGGTCTACCCTGCAGACCCAAAACAGCAGCACCAATACAGGAACAATGAGCAACAGCAAACACCATCCATACGGGTCATGACATGGAACATCCTAGCTCAAG ctctAGGGGAGGGTAAGGATGGCTTTGTGCAATGTCCTCTGGATGCTCTGAACTGGGCTGAGAGGAAGTACCTGATCCTGGAAGAGATCCTCACCTACCGCCCTGACATCCTGTGTCTCCAGGAAGTGGACCACTACTACGACACCTTCCAGCCCATCTTGGCCAGCCTGGGCTACCACAGCACATTCCTGCCCAAGCCATGGTCCCCCTGCCTGGAAGTGGCCAGCAACAACGGCCCTGACGGCTGCGCGCTCTTCTACCGCCGTGCCCGCTTCGGCCTCCTCCACACCTCCCACCTGCGCCTCTCTGCCATGATGCTGCCTACCAATCAGGTGGCCATCGTGCAGACACTGCGTTGCCGGGAGACGGGCCAGAGGCTGTGCGTGGCTGTGACCCACCTGAAGGCGAGGAGTGgctgggagaggttgaggggggcCCAAGGGGCTGACCTGCTGCAGAGCCTTAAGGCTATCACCTCGCGGGCGGCTGTGTCAGACCCAGTCAGTAGGGGACCTGGGGGAGGGAGTGGGACCGAGGGGGTACCTCTGATAGTGTGTGGGGACTTTAACGCTGAGCCCTCGGAGGACGTGTACAGGCGTTTTATCTCCTCCCCCCTGGGTCTGGACTCCGCCTATAAGCTGCTGAGTGCAGACGGGCAGACGGAACCGGCCTACACTACCTGGAAGATCCGTCCCTCAGGAGAGAGCTGCAGTACCCTGGACTACATCTGGTACTCTCACGGTGCTTTCACTGTGGACACCCTGCTGGACATACCCACTGAGGAACAGATAGGACCTGACCGCCTGCCCTCATACCACTACCCCTCCGACCACCTCTCACTGCTCTGTGATGTCAGCTTCAGGGAGCCCAGGGATCAACCTCATAGGCTGATGTAG
- the nocta gene encoding nocturnin isoform X2: MGSSSSSRLFGTLAQTLNSAPLAQQDYDPEQRDSDQDPEGLEQADPDQLLRECEKILQNRPARPHRDLVYPADPKQQHQYRNNEQQQTPSIRVMTWNILAQALGEGKDGFVQCPLDALNWAERKYLILEEILTYRPDILCLQEVDHYYDTFQPILASLGYHSTFLPKPWSPCLEVASNNGPDGCALFYRRARFGLLHTSHLRLSAMMLPTNQVAIVQTLRCRETGQRLCVAVTHLKARSGWERLRGAQGADLLQSLKAITSRAAVSDPVSRGPGGGSGTEGVPLIVCGDFNAEPSEDVYRRFISSPLGLDSAYKLLSADGQTEPAYTTWKIRPSGESCSTLDYIWYSHGAFTVDTLLDIPTEEQIGPDRLPSYHYPSDHLSLLCDVSFREPRDQPHRLM; encoded by the exons AtgggcagcagtagcagcagcaggctgtTTGGTACCCTGGCCCAGACCCTGAACAGTGCTCCACTGGCCCAGCAGGACTACGACCCAGAGCAACGGGACTCAGACCAGGACCCGGAGGGCCTGGAGCAGGCCGACCCAGACCAGCTGCTCAGGGAGTGCGAGAAGATCCTCCAGAACCGGCCGGCCCGGCCACACAGGGACCTGGTCTACCCTGCAGACCCAAAACAGCAGCACCAATACAGGAACAATGAGCAACAGCAAACACCATCCATACGGGTCATGACATGGAACATCCTAGCTCAAG ctctAGGGGAGGGTAAGGATGGCTTTGTGCAATGTCCTCTGGATGCTCTGAACTGGGCTGAGAGGAAGTACCTGATCCTGGAAGAGATCCTCACCTACCGCCCTGACATCCTGTGTCTCCAGGAAGTGGACCACTACTACGACACCTTCCAGCCCATCTTGGCCAGCCTGGGCTACCACAGCACATTCCTGCCCAAGCCATGGTCCCCCTGCCTGGAAGTGGCCAGCAACAACGGCCCTGACGGCTGCGCGCTCTTCTACCGCCGTGCCCGCTTCGGCCTCCTCCACACCTCCCACCTGCGCCTCTCTGCCATGATGCTGCCTACCAATCAGGTGGCCATCGTGCAGACACTGCGTTGCCGGGAGACGGGCCAGAGGCTGTGCGTGGCTGTGACCCACCTGAAGGCGAGGAGTGgctgggagaggttgaggggggcCCAAGGGGCTGACCTGCTGCAGAGCCTTAAGGCTATCACCTCGCGGGCGGCTGTGTCAGACCCAGTCAGTAGGGGACCTGGGGGAGGGAGTGGGACCGAGGGGGTACCTCTGATAGTGTGTGGGGACTTTAACGCTGAGCCCTCGGAGGACGTGTACAGGCGTTTTATCTCCTCCCCCCTGGGTCTGGACTCCGCCTATAAGCTGCTGAGTGCAGACGGGCAGACGGAACCGGCCTACACTACCTGGAAGATCCGTCCCTCAGGAGAGAGCTGCAGTACCCTGGACTACATCTGGTACTCTCACGGTGCTTTCACTGTGGACACCCTGCTGGACATACCCACTGAGGAACAGATAGGACCTGACCGCCTGCCCTCATACCACTACCCCTCCGACCACCTCTCACTGCTCTGTGATGTCAGCTTCAGGGAGCCCAGGGATCAACCTCATAGGCTGATGTAG